A stretch of Mycobacterium sp. ITM-2016-00316 DNA encodes these proteins:
- a CDS encoding DUF2752 domain-containing protein, whose protein sequence is MAPESATARAGLIGAGVAVAGALAYIGLADPHRPGFLFPGCPFKALTGLDCPACGGLRMTHDLLNGDLAAAVIDNVFLLVALPALAVWLVVRWRRGLTLMPMAATVTVVVAAVAWTVVRNWPGFPLVPTVLTG, encoded by the coding sequence ATGGCACCTGAGAGCGCGACCGCCCGAGCCGGGCTGATCGGCGCCGGGGTGGCCGTCGCCGGCGCCTTGGCCTATATCGGCCTGGCCGACCCGCACCGGCCCGGGTTCCTGTTTCCCGGCTGCCCCTTCAAGGCGCTCACCGGCCTGGATTGCCCGGCGTGCGGCGGGCTGCGGATGACGCACGATCTGCTGAACGGCGATCTGGCGGCCGCCGTCATCGACAACGTCTTCCTCCTGGTGGCGTTGCCTGCGTTGGCGGTGTGGCTGGTGGTGCGGTGGCGGCGCGGCCTGACGCTCATGCCGATGGCGGCCACCGTCACGGTCGTGGTGGCCGCGGTGGCATGGACCGTGGTCCGGAACTGGCCGGGGTTCCCGCTGGTCCCCACTGTTCTCACCGGCTGA
- a CDS encoding NINE protein: MTDPQSYGGDPGSFPPPGYQPPPGGAGYPPPGQPGYPPPPPGAYFDPLAPYGRHPMTGEPYSEKSKVIAGLLQLLGLFGILGIGRFYLGYTGLGVAQLLVGIFTCGIGAIIWGIIDAILLLTDKVRDPQGRPLRDGT; this comes from the coding sequence ATGACGGATCCGCAGTCGTACGGGGGCGACCCGGGCAGTTTCCCACCGCCGGGCTACCAGCCGCCGCCCGGCGGTGCCGGTTACCCGCCACCCGGCCAGCCGGGTTACCCGCCACCGCCCCCGGGTGCGTACTTCGATCCGCTGGCCCCCTACGGGCGGCATCCCATGACCGGGGAACCCTATTCCGAGAAGTCCAAGGTCATCGCCGGCCTGCTGCAGCTGCTGGGGTTGTTCGGCATCCTCGGCATCGGACGCTTCTACCTGGGCTACACCGGACTGGGTGTGGCGCAGCTGCTGGTCGGCATCTTCACCTGCGGAATCGGTGCCATCATCTGGGGCATCATCGACGCAATCCTGCTGCTGACCGACAAGGTGCGCGACCCGCAGGGCCGCCCGCTGCGCGATGGCACCTGA